GTTTGCAGATTCATGCTTTGAATCATTAAGAAAAGACTTCTGTTTGTGAGATCAGTGGTAGCAACTTCAGCAGAAATGACCCACTTGAGTAGAACTGGTTTTTTGCTCTAGTATGAATCCAATTGTAAAGATTCTGAAGACGGCTGGAGAATCTCATGGATTAAATATTTGGATGCAATTTTATGTATTGTTTAGGGTTGGTCTCTGCCCTGGGTTCTTCTTCTTGCCGTCTCTCATTCGCCATCATGACATATCCACAGCTTATATTAGCAGCCTTCCAGCTCAATCACGTACTTCATGCCTGTTCTGTGCCTTCTCATCACATCCCTTCATGATTCTTTTCCTGAGATTCTTTTACAGAGTCATCATTAGTGAGCTTgtttcattttctcaaagagATGGGGGGAATTTTGAGGAATGGTGATGATTATGGATCCAACATagcctgtttctttttttgcggATGATATTCTCATGATCTGCTTCTAAATTTTGAGCCCTTGCCTTGATTTTACTCAGCCCACCTGTTGCTGAAGTTCCTACTGTCAATTCTTCAGAGAAGTTTCTAACTTCATAATGTTCCTCATAAACATTCCCATGATTActagataaaattgcattatGTAATAGCATTCTAATCGGTTAGTTCTAAGTCATGAGAGCTATGCTAAGACACTATCCTCTAGGTAATTAGCGTTTCACATTCATGTGTGTACTCCATATACCATGCAGGACGCTGGATCATTCCTATTAGTTGCCACAGGGAGAAAGAGTTTTACTTTCCTTTGCCTTCTTGTACTGTAACTGGTTACAAAGAGAAGAGGCTGtttttttcatgtcatttaCCCTTAGATTTAATCTGCCAGAGGAGCACTGTGGCTTTCTGGTCATCATATCTCTGTCCTAATGATGTCTATACTCTGATCCTTCAGAAAATGTATTGTCATCTTCTGTGTACATCGCTGTAAAACTTAGTGTGGGATTCACCGCTAGACTTCACTTTATATCTTTCATGTCCCATTCCAGGTGTCCCTTAATGTATGGCGTGATTGTTTCGTTTCGATTCCCGGAGGTGTCATCATAATTTTAGAGCAATGCTCCTGTGGCTTATAAGTAATTCTCAACTGATGTTCTGGCAGGTGCTTGTCGTTCAAGAGAAGAGTGGAATATTTAGAGGGACTGGCGTTTGGAAGTTCCCAACGGGTGTTGTTGATGAGGTCATGATTCCACTGCAGACTTGAATGTAGTAACCTGACTTCTGCTTGATTATTCATCTTTTGGCTTCACCATCTTCAGGGAGAAGACATATGTGCAGCTGCAGTAAGAGAAGCTAAAGAAGAGACTGGAGTGAGTAATATTTATGTGATTATACAAATGGCTGCTTAAATGCTGTGAAGATTTATGTCGTGTGGTTTCTGTATATGCAGATTGATGCTGAATTCGTGGAAGTCTTGGGATTTAGGTAAGtccatttctcctttttctccttgTTTCAGACGTCATAAACTTACGTTCTTGGGATAAgattcttactttttcttcctaaatttcTTCCTTTGAAACTGTGCGACTTTATTTCTTGAGACATATCACACTCCCACCTGCATTATTGTGGAGGGTCAGAGCCAAACCATGGCCATTGCTGAATGGCATTTTGAAATTAAGATATTTGCACATAGCACCCATTAGCTCTTGTCTGAAAAAGAAGCACGTTACATTATGTCGCTGTATCTTGTAAAGAGTGTGTCAGGGCCTCGAAACTCCCTGGCCATTAACCAGATTTTGAGCAAGATACTACAATTTCCTAACTCTTCACTGACTATCCACAGGCAAAGTCATCAGTCGTTCTTTCAGAAGTCGGACTTATTTTTCGTCTGCTTGTTGCGACCTTTATCCTTTGACATCCAGAAGCAGGATGTGGAGATAGAAGCCGCTCAGGTAATCAGATATGGTACTATTGATATAGCTATTTTGCCGATTCGTTCTTCTTCGTCATTCTCGGTACCTTGGTAACTACCTCCctgcttgattgattgattcCCCTTCTCATGCATTGTCCTCTGTGCTTTTTTGCCATACACTCTAACCTGCCAAATGTGAGCTGAAGCTTACAATTGGTTTAACTATTGATCCAACCAAAACAACATGGGGGTTTTCCAAGCTAAGAATTTCTTAGTGCAATCCTGCAAATGAATGATGAAACTGCATACAAAATACTATATTACAGCTGGATAAGCACCACTTATACTTACGCAAAGCATGCTAAGAGGATAAGCGCTGCGGTAATTCTCTAATATAGTCCAATGGTAATTCTCTTGTTGCCTTCAGTGGATGCCGTTCGAAGAATACGCAGCGCAGCCATTCTCCCAAAAAAACGAGCTTGTCAGGTACATTATAGAGATGTGCTCGGCAAAGAAGAACGGGAAGTATTCTGGATTGACTCCAGTACTAACATCAAGCTTCACCGACCAAACGAGCTACTTGTACTTGGACAGAACAGCCATTTCCGGCGCAGGCAGTAAGTAGTGGCGTGTTACTGTCATTAGATCTGAAAAGGATCATTTTTACTCATAGGTGCAATTCAACGTCGGAGAGGTCGACACTTACAATGACTTGATTCATTCTATTGAAATTGTTGTGTCGTATGACCGGAGACATTGTAACTGCATACATGCAGGAATAATATGCAGAGTGTAACAGTGTCTCTTACGGCATTGAAGCCCTTGATGAATAAGATTCATTACACGAAGACGGGATTTCTCTACGTTGCATTGTACATCACATCTAAGCCCTTATGGAAACCTCCAAGGTTCCATGACCAGACCTTCTCTTCATTGTCTCCCACATCAGTTCTCAGGGGAGCTTGTATGCAAGAAGGCCTGTTGCTTTCTACACATTGAATCATTGATGAGGATTCAAAAGCTTACTTCTGATCCCAGGTTACTAGGTAGATCAAGCTTGGCCAAGAAATCTTTGGCTAATCGCTCGGTATGATCTGATGGGTgatctaaatttgatttcttGGGTGAAAGTCTGTAAACATGAACATGAACTAACAATGTTGAAAAAGCGTAGCAAAATTGATCCGATGTGTGTCTAATACATTCGAGCCAAAAgccaaaagagaaaacacaTAAAACTAAACACCAAACGTCAATTATTTAAAGGTTAAcatcacaaaaaactcaaactatacTCATTATGACAcaatattccaaatttatttttgtattttcccagTATTTACAAAAAGATGTACCGGTTTTTTTTCTTGTGGTATCTgcataatatttgaaaaaaaatgaaaaagaaaaacattccaaatttatttttgtaagtattTACAAAAGGATGTAccggtttttttttcttgtggtaTCTGCAtaatatttgaaagaaaataaagaaaaagaacgaagaaaggaaaaacaaaagttgGCCCATGCAGGTCTCGAACCTGCGACCTTCGCGTTATTAGCACGACGCTCTAACCAGCTGAGTTAATAGGCCTTTTGTGATGCTTATCCTTCTAAATTTTACAAATTCTAATCTTCTTGGTATGAAGTACATCTTCTATGAGACTTTCTGGCATGTTAGTTTTTCagttttctcttttgacttgATCTTTATTCCTCAGCAAATAAAAGAGTCCGTGGTTTGATTTAAAAGATAAATGTGTGTATTCGAGGGAAGATGATGAACGAAAGGGACTAGAAAAAAGTCACGAAATGACATTTAAAGTAGACCGGCATATTAGTTATGGaaaacaaatttaatttttggatgcgtttattttgtgaaaagtaaattatttgaaaaatattatcctaaaaataatcatttatatcgcTTGAAACACTTAGTTAATAAAAAGTATTCTCATTGTCCGTAATAATTTACCTCCAAACATTttcttcaatgaaaaaaatattttttgttcatttattttcataagcaatataattgatcatttttaggaaaatattttccaaatcaagtattttcagcaaaataaacATAGTCTTTCtatgattttattttacattTGTGAAATAATGAAGCAATATTCGCATTTCACAAAGATTTGCACTATAcacatatgtatatgtatatatgtatgttaTATTTGGTCTTTATTTCGTTTTTGCTACATGTTATCGCAATGCATGATGTCCTCATGTCGTAATTACACAGTCAAGAAACCAGGAATCGCCACTCCATTCTCGGATCAGCAAATGGATGGAACCTTTGACTTTGCCGGTTGATATGGACACAACTATGATGATGAGTCATTTCTCCTTTCTCTAGGGTTCGCTAATCGCCCACATTGGACGGTGGTGATCCCCGCAGAGCGAGCCCTCGCCGGTCCACGTCAGCCCTAGAGGTCGTGCCACGTGGGCACCTGCTGGCCGCCccctttgaaaatcaaaatttgaaaatcggaGGGGGGACCCAAGGATCAAATTTAGTGGTGCCCATTAAAAATGAGAGTATATGTTACGGGAAGGTGATTGGCCCTATGCTCTCCAGCACCACTTCCCAAAAAGATAGTGGTGATTTGTATGTTTTGATTTGTCAGCGGATAATTCTGACTGCTTAGTTGATGGAATGTTGATTTTGgtggaagtttttttttttggtcgaaaaatgtCACGATCTATTCTCACTTAATAGGAGTCTCACAATGCGAAATAGGACTAATGTCCGAACATAAAATAATGGAGGTTTTGGTGTGTCTTTTGCCCTTGTGGCCAAGATTCAACAAGAGCACAAGAGAATGATACTAGAGAATCGACACATTGAATCAATGTGTTCCGTCTTTTGTGTAATCGAGAAAGCTTTGATCGTGTTGTAAGTGAATATAGGTAGTGTATAATAGAACTTGATCACATGTAATTAGTTAAATATGTTATGAGTTGGAATTTGGACACACGAGGTTGATTTATAATATGTCGTATATTAGTGAATTTGGGAAAGGATTTTCTCGAATCCATGGTATAAAAGCCTTTTTCATGAATAACATTGCCATCTCCTTCTCAATTCTCACTTTGATGTGCTCAAGATTCAGTAAGCTTGATTGCCCACCATTATAGTGAGCACATGAGAATGAGACTAGAAATGACACATCGAATCgatgtttttcatcttttgtatATTTGAGAATGCTTTGATCATGTTGTAAGTGAATATAGGTAGCAAGTAACATATAAAAGAACTTGATCACGTGTAATCAGTCGAATACAATgtaatttggaaattttggagagACATAAGTTTGGTTATaatatatatcatataaatGTGAGTTTGGGAAAGCTTTCAACTAAGGAAAATGGACCTCAACGGGATGTGataggtgaaaaaaaaaaagactaagacCAAAATCCGCCCTGAAATAAAATATCTTGATTAGACTCGAAACGTTTTGCACAGTTTCTGCTTTGTTAAATAGGAAAATGCATGTTATGCAAATGGAACGGTGAATCCACCTAACTTTTTTAAGTAATCATGATGGAGCAATTGGGACCCGAAGTTTCTATCTTGAAGTGGAACACTACCAGCATCTCTCCACCTCTTTGAATACGATTGAAGATTTTTaatgttgactttgattttccCGGTGACGTGCTAATCCCATACTTACACACATCATATCAATCAAAAAGCTTAATGACTTTCATCATGGTTGATATCCtagcaatgaaaaaaattatattagataGATTAATCTCATGAACGTCGCAGTGGACAGAACCAATCACAATATAAAAACAAACATGAAATCTCATGATTCGGAGTTGGACCTATCATGTCGTCAACTTGGCAACACGTGGCTCTTGTAATTTTAAGACATTACTCTTGTGATAGCCCAGAACAACGAATTTCATTTCTTCACTAATAGGGTGttaaaagaaaccctaattaTTATGACCGTGGTGAGTGTTCCATGGTCTAGAAATCTGGAAGTCTTAAGTACTCATCATGACATTTTTGGCCTACGGAACTGACAATCCGAAGCCACAAAGCCGCTACATTGATGTAAGTGCTAATTAATTCTGGTGCACAAGATCATAGTGGATGTTGAGGAGGCCACAATCACATAGAGTTCTCAAACATAATAGATATCCCATCCTCTGCGTAATAAATCGATTTAACAGCATTCAAACACGTCCATCTACGCACTTATTCGTGGAATCCGTTAATTTTTCTAAACCTTCTCTCTACCAGCATCATTTTCATGCCGAACGTGCGTGAATCATCGATGACCCACCAATCAGAGGAGCGAGAAGAAAACGATTATCTGAACCTTATGACGTCCGAGGTTACTTTTAGTAGGAGCTTTAGTGATCGATGTTAGctaagaaaagcaagaagacaTTGCCCACGAAGTTGGGATAGACGTATGAGATGGGGTTTTAATTAGTTGGTCAGATTCGGGAGACTACCATGTTGGGAAAGTTGATCCAACATCAACTTTGCATCGCCATCTCACTCTTCCACATCTCATGCGGTTCCAAGTGTCGATCGTGGCGAAGTTCACTGTTTCAAATGTTCTTGCCAAGTTCACCAACCCATGGAGATGtctctggagagagagagagagagaacctggtTTTTTAGCAGAATGCGTAAGCTGGTGTTCTAATAGATAGGATGATAGTTGGGGCAGGCTTGAatttacgagagagagagagagagagagattattgcATGGAAAGAAGAGCAGCTTGAGCTTGGTAAACGGGTGATCTGATCCCTAAAAATGTCTgcagaatagaaaaacaaagagcATGCGTAGCCATCGAAAAGTAGGCAACCTACCTACCTTTAACTTACGGTCTCCGATTTATGGCCTACGTCCATGTCGTATCTTGTCGAGATATGTATGCAAAGACACATTTGCCCCTCAATTTCAACCAtatgcgaaaaaaaaaatcatcatgaacaaaaaattcCATCTAGAAATTCCGGTAAATGTCACTTCCAGCGTGATCAATTGATGCATACATCGACATGTGATAGCTTTCCTCGCAAAACTCAAGTTCAAAACTACTCAAACATCCTATGGATCAATTGTCAAATATTAAGTCGTTGCTTGTGAAACTCATCAAATATCCGATTGCTTAATCTGGGCGTGTTCAAATTATCGATTCTCtacttaaattctttttttattgtaagCAATGTGATGTGATGATTATCTCTATGCTTTAAGAACTTCACCAAATTGTATCGAGAGAATAATCCATGTATTATAGTTCTTCTTCATTTAGTAATAGAAGTGTAATTAATGCATATCAACAAATTTACACTACagtaacaataaaaaaaacttagggGTTTTagttcgggaacttgccaaGATTACATGCTAGATTCACTTAATTACACAATACATAATCATGCCATTGCATTCATGAAAAGTGCATAAACCTTGCGTTCTCCATAACTCCTTGCATGTATTTTTAGACATTCTTTGAACATTTCCCTTCATGAACATTAACTCAATGATTAAAAGTATAGTGGAAATTtcaaaacttgttatgaaatcgtaattaagttctaaaatttttaaaatatataatcaagtcttaaaacttattatgaaagtacaatcgagttttgaaactttcaaaaaaatgcaCTCAACAGaagaacttaattatactttttgaaagtttaggatttgattatactttcattctaagttataaaatttaattatacctttaaaaaaagtcaagatTTCTTTGCGTtatcgtgataaattttagaatttccagtcaattatttcaattttcagaCGGTCCAAGGTCAGGATTGTAAATTTCATATTGAAAGTGGCCAACTCCATATTTAACTTCCAAACCCTCAGCACTATAAAAACCAAACGTCAAGCCAAGCCTCTCTACACGATCTGcttacttcttcttctctccatcCATCTTCTGCACGTCAATCAAAACAAAGCAAAGCGAAGCCCAAAAAACAGGCGCAAAGAAGATGACGAGCTGCTTTCGCGGTTGCCGCAACCTCATGACGATGCTTCTCTTCTTTATCAACTTCTTCACGGTAGTCGTGACGGCGGCGAATTCATCGGCAGCACCGGCGGTTATGGAGGCGGTGGCTGGGGTGGAGGAGGACCTGCAGCCCGAGCTGTCAGTGAGGAGGGACGAGATGGTGGAGATGGCGGGCTACGGAGAGGAGAAGCTCTCCACGGTCCTCGTCACGGGCTCGGTTCTCTGCGAGGCGTGCTTGCCCGGCGACCCTCAGCTTCATGCATGGCCATTGTCAGGTTTGTGATAAGCTGTGATCAAATTTCTTTCGTTTAATCATTCTCACAAAACTCCAACGTGCTAAAGAAGGACCTTTTGAGTATGTACAAAAAGATCGTAAAGTCGAAACGAGGGGTCTCAAATCAGATAAAGAGAAATCGGGTCTAGCTCGTTTCACATAGACATAATTCGAATAAGTCGGTTCGGCTCGGGCTATAAGTATCAATTGTATAGATTGGCCACAACGAACGTTTGGAATCGATATCTCGTTAGCTTCTATATGTTTCAGATTAAAAGCAGTTTCAAACTTATAAAGAATCCAGAGATGGGAAGGAGGAGATGTGGGGAAGGCAAGAAGACGAGTTTTTCTCTTTCCCATTTTCTTGTGTGAACTTCTGCGACAAAGCTAGCTTTTTATACATTGAATCGCACGTCTCGTTCTTGTCTTGGCCTCCCTGGATTTAGACAGCCCTAGGCACCATTCACTTCATGGTTCGGTCATTTTTGGGAATAATTTATGCTGAATTTGTCTTTGGGTCGGAGTCCGAaacaatgaaagaaatgaaaatgattctGAGCGAAACAGTCCTgtgaaaaaattggaatttaccCTGCATGGGCACCGGGATCTCGGGCTCAGCCTTTGTGGACCTGGGCCCAGCCACCGATGAACCGGGTCGGGCCTCAATGGACCTGGGCTCGGGCGCAAGTGACTTGGGTGCAGGTGCTGAGTTCCCGGGCATGGGCACCGGTTTACTGGGCACTACTTGAGACCCGGCCGTGGCCACCGAGGACCCGGGCATAGCCATTGGGGTTCCCTTGATGGAGGCCTACTATGCCCGCGAGAATCATGACAGAGGGACATGCCATTCTACCCCTGAGCATTCGCTTACATTACAGTCTAATTGGGACAGAGCATTGTCGATATAATATTAACGTAACAAGCATGGAACTGATGTCTTCTCACCTTCGAAACAACCTGTGCAGGTGCTTCAGTGGCCGTCAATTGCCATGGCGATGATAAAGAAAGCAAATCTAGCCGAATTCACGGCTTGACAGATGAAAATGGGGACTTCTTCATTGATCTTCCTTCAGAGCTCCACGCCGTCCCCAACCTGAACAAGAGATGTTCGGTCAACCTCGTTCGAATGCCGAGGAACTCGCTCTGCCGACCGGCACATATCAGAAAGCACAAGAGAGTGAGGCTTTCTTCGGTTGGGAATGGGATCCGAACTTATGAGGCGGGGACAATAAGACTTCTGCATTCAGCAGCCGAGCCTACAGAAGCATGCATGAAGACATCGAGCAGCCCCACAGAAAGCTATTTAAATTAAGCATTCCGACACCTGAGGACACGGCTCATTCGATGGCGCTTCAGTCACATGTTGAGCTAGTGGTCTTGCAAACTTCACACAGTTTACTTGTAAAATAGAATTCAGAGAACTAAAATGATCCAGAAGAAAGAGTTGCAGAAGGTACATGGCCCAAAGAAACAGAGGGAGTGTGAATATCGCGTTGGGTTTGTGTGCGTGTGAGTATTTTTATAGACCGGTATGCTAATGGCAAAAGAGGTTCTTATCTATGTCCAAGGTGACATGAGTCACACAAAGGCTGAACATTGATGCAAATTATAAATCAGAACCAAGACCTGATAATGGAGTTTCCCTTGCTACAGCAATTTGCAATCCTTGCGTACAGATTCTCTATTTTCCTCCAAATCAAAATGACTGAAAACTTCGAATCTCAATTCAgttgaatcaaacaaagacatCAGTGAAACACCCGTCTCCCGATCACAGCAAATGAACTCACGAGCTCTTGGCAGCTTTTACAGAACCAGAAGCTATGAATCTAGCAATGTCGGCACAGCAAGAGAGCTTGTCTGCTTCCTCTTCAGGGATTTCGATGGAGAATTCCTGCTCGAGAGCCATGACAAGTTCCACCTTGTCTAAGCTATCCAGGGACAAGTCTTTCTGGAAATCCGAAGTTTCAGTCACCTGTTCGATATTGTATTAACAAACGTCAAGCTCGAAAGGcaaaattaacttaaattgaGGGGAGGGGACTTCAATTAGACCAAAGCTTCACTTCACTCAGTGCTGCTTCTTGCTGATACACAAAAAAGTCATAGTCCAAGAGCAACCGCTATAAACAAAAAAACCgaatgaaagagagaattaacGACCTTACTAGCATCGATCTTATCGAATTTTTTCACAAGCCTGACCACTCTATCAACTATCTGATCCGGGCTATGAGTTGTCGTCGTGCACATCAGCCGGGTCAGTTGCTCCATTACACTTCCATCCTCGGCTCCAAAAGCACGTGTTCCAGCAGAGGCCCTCAACCTGATGTGCCTCAAGATGGACTGCTTTATACAGTTCATCCTATCGCAAGCAAGAGAAAAAATGCAACCTTCATCAAAACCTTGGCGAAGAATTCAAATGGCACGAAGGATAATATAAGGTCATACACATAAAAACccgaagaaaagagaagaaggactGAGTGTAGACAGAAACAAGTCCACCAAGGCCGAAAGTTTTTTGAATGCATCTCAAACCTAGGCTATGAATCGGCGTAAACTCGAGCAAAAACCAGCAATTCCAACTTCAAGTTAGAGACTTTACACTAAATTTGTTCTCCAGAATCAAAATGCAGCTATCTAAACCTTGAAATGCACAAGACCCTTCATTCCCCGCGAGTAGAATTCGACAATTTAAGGCCGTGGCAGAAGGCCGAGTGATTACAAGACCCGAAATTTCCGGGAAGCTTCGATACAAAACTCCCAGGAAGCATGTGGTGCTGCAGTACAAACTACAAAATTACAAACAGAGACCATTTGACAGGAACAAACAGTCCAATGAATTGATCAAGAGCACCGGTCCCGGAACACCAAATGCATCGGAAAAGCTTGTTAGAAGATCATAGAGGTAAAGTA
The sequence above is drawn from the Eucalyptus grandis isolate ANBG69807.140 chromosome 11, ASM1654582v1, whole genome shotgun sequence genome and encodes:
- the LOC104445586 gene encoding uncharacterized protein LOC104445586, which gives rise to MTSCFRGCRNLMTMLLFFINFFTVVVTAANSSAAPAVMEAVAGVEEDLQPELSVRRDEMVEMAGYGEEKLSTVLVTGSVLCEACLPGDPQLHAWPLSGASVAVNCHGDDKESKSSRIHGLTDENGDFFIDLPSELHAVPNLNKRCSVNLVRMPRNSLCRPAHIRKHKRVRLSSVGNGIRTYEAGTIRLLHSAAEPTEACMKTSSSPTESYLN
- the LOC104445587 gene encoding acyl carrier protein 3, mitochondrial; translation: MNCIKQSILRHIRLRASAGTRAFGAEDGSVMEQLTRLMCTTTTHSPDQIVDRVVRLVKKFDKIDASKVTETSDFQKDLSLDSLDKVELVMALEQEFSIEIPEEEADKLSCCADIARFIASGSVKAAKSS